A genome region from Aggregicoccus sp. 17bor-14 includes the following:
- a CDS encoding NAD(P)-dependent alcohol dehydrogenase — protein sequence MQKVQAYGAPAAGKPLAPMTVERREPGPRDVVLDVLYCGICHSDIHQARDEWGGGVFPMVPGHEIVGRVVQVGSEARKLKVGELAGVGCMVDSCHACARCKEDLEQFCEKGMAGTYNSTEMDRKTPTYGGYSARIVLDERMALRIPEGLDPAAAAPLLCAGITTYSPLRQVGVKKGDRVGVVGLGGLGHMGVKLAASMGAHVTVFSTSGSKEADARRLGATDFVVTKDPKVFERLAGQFDVILDTVSAPHDYNAYLGLLRPRGTMAIVGAPPEPTQLHAFSLILGGRRLLGSVIGGIAETQEMLDHCAKHGIASDIELIPVQQVNAAYERVLKSDVRYRFVIDMASLKR from the coding sequence ATGCAGAAGGTTCAAGCTTATGGCGCCCCCGCAGCAGGCAAGCCCCTCGCGCCGATGACGGTCGAGCGCCGCGAGCCGGGTCCGCGCGACGTGGTCCTCGACGTCCTCTACTGCGGCATCTGCCACTCGGACATCCACCAGGCGCGAGACGAGTGGGGCGGGGGTGTGTTCCCCATGGTGCCCGGCCACGAGATCGTGGGCCGCGTCGTGCAGGTGGGCAGTGAGGCGCGCAAGCTCAAGGTGGGCGAGCTCGCCGGAGTGGGCTGCATGGTGGACTCGTGCCACGCCTGCGCGCGCTGCAAGGAGGACCTCGAGCAGTTCTGCGAGAAGGGCATGGCGGGCACCTACAACAGCACCGAGATGGACAGGAAGACGCCGACCTACGGCGGCTACTCGGCGCGCATCGTGCTGGACGAGCGCATGGCCCTGCGGATTCCGGAGGGATTGGACCCCGCGGCCGCAGCGCCCCTGCTGTGCGCGGGCATCACCACCTACTCGCCGCTGCGCCAGGTGGGCGTGAAGAAGGGCGACCGCGTGGGCGTGGTGGGGCTCGGCGGCCTCGGCCACATGGGCGTGAAGCTCGCGGCCTCGATGGGCGCGCACGTCACCGTGTTCAGCACCTCGGGGAGCAAGGAGGCGGACGCGCGCCGCCTCGGCGCCACCGACTTCGTGGTGACGAAGGACCCCAAGGTCTTCGAGCGCCTGGCAGGCCAGTTCGACGTCATCCTCGACACCGTCAGCGCGCCGCACGACTACAACGCCTACCTCGGGCTGCTGCGCCCGCGCGGCACCATGGCCATCGTGGGTGCGCCGCCAGAGCCCACGCAGCTGCACGCCTTCAGCCTCATCCTCGGCGGCCGGCGGCTCCTGGGCTCGGTCATCGGCGGCATCGCCGAGACGCAGGAGATGCTCGACCACTGCGCGAAGCACGGCATCGCCTCCGACATCGAGCTCATCCCGGTGCAGCAGGTGAACGCGGCATACGAGCGGGTACTCAAGAGCGACGTGCGCTACCGCTTCGTCATCGACATGGCGAGCTTGAAGCGCTGA
- a CDS encoding aldo/keto reductase has translation MKKRRLGRQGLEVSELGLGCMGMSQSYGTPDEAESLATLDRALELGVTFFDTAEVYGPFHNEELLGRALKGRRERAVIATKFGFRIEGGKITGLDSRPEHVREVVEASLRRLQTDRIDLLYQHRVDKQVPIEDTVGAMAELVREGKVRYLGLSEAGEGSIRRAHAVHPISALQSEYSLWERNLEERIIPTLRELGIGLVPFSPLGRGFLTGTVPRAESLPEGDFRRNDPRYQGANYDANMRIATTVQELAKKRGATPGQVALAWLLGRGEDVAPIPGTKRRKYLEENVAAANLKLSPAETAQLDAALPPTTGPRYSAPQMAMVDR, from the coding sequence CTGAAGAAGCGCAGGTTGGGAAGGCAGGGGCTCGAGGTCTCGGAGCTGGGACTCGGCTGCATGGGGATGAGCCAGTCCTACGGCACCCCGGACGAGGCTGAGTCGCTCGCGACGCTCGACCGGGCGCTCGAGCTGGGGGTGACCTTCTTCGACACCGCCGAGGTCTACGGCCCCTTCCACAACGAGGAGCTGCTGGGCCGGGCGCTGAAGGGACGGCGCGAGCGGGCCGTCATCGCGACCAAGTTCGGCTTCCGCATCGAGGGCGGGAAGATCACCGGCCTGGACAGCCGCCCGGAGCACGTGCGCGAGGTGGTGGAGGCCTCGCTGCGCCGGCTGCAGACGGACCGCATCGACCTGCTCTACCAGCACCGCGTGGACAAGCAGGTGCCCATCGAGGACACCGTGGGCGCGATGGCCGAGCTCGTGCGCGAGGGCAAGGTGCGCTACCTCGGCCTGTCCGAGGCAGGGGAGGGCAGCATCCGCCGTGCCCACGCGGTGCACCCCATCTCCGCCCTGCAGAGCGAGTACTCGCTGTGGGAGCGCAACCTCGAGGAGCGCATCATCCCGACGCTGCGCGAGCTGGGCATCGGCCTGGTGCCCTTCTCGCCGCTGGGCCGCGGCTTCCTCACCGGCACGGTTCCGCGGGCGGAGTCGCTCCCCGAGGGGGACTTCCGCCGCAACGACCCGCGCTACCAGGGCGCGAACTACGACGCGAACATGCGCATCGCCACCACCGTGCAGGAGCTGGCCAAGAAGAGGGGCGCAACGCCGGGACAGGTGGCATTGGCGTGGCTGCTGGGGCGCGGCGAGGACGTCGCTCCCATCCCGGGCACCAAGCGCCGCAAGTACCTGGAGGAGAACGTCGCCGCGGCGAACCTGAAGCTCTCTCCCGCCGAGACGGCGCAGCTCGATGCGGCCCTTCCGCCGACCACCGGCCCCCGCTACAGCGCCCCCCAGATGGCGATGGTCGATCGCTGA
- a CDS encoding carboxymuconolactone decarboxylase family protein: MAITERAQRNHAALFPGRESTLKETDPELVELFDNWAFDEVLREEALDERTRLMVQLAGIIASHAVAEYRVMLGAALEVGVTPVEVKELVYQAVPYVGMAKVFDFLHATNEVLRSRGISLPLERQSTTSPETRREKGLAVQKRLFGDVIDKMYAQSPKDQLHIQEFLSANCFGDYLTRQGLDLKTRELLTLAMLAALGGCEPQLAGHVAGNLAAGNDRRALVGAVTQLLPFIGYPRTLNALRVINEGTSR, translated from the coding sequence ATGGCCATTACCGAGCGCGCACAGCGCAACCACGCCGCCCTCTTCCCCGGGCGTGAGTCCACCCTGAAGGAGACCGATCCCGAGCTGGTCGAGCTCTTCGACAACTGGGCCTTCGACGAGGTGCTCCGGGAGGAGGCGCTGGACGAGAGGACCCGCCTCATGGTGCAGCTCGCGGGAATCATCGCCTCGCACGCCGTCGCCGAGTACCGCGTGATGCTCGGTGCCGCGCTCGAGGTCGGCGTGACGCCGGTGGAGGTGAAGGAGCTCGTCTACCAGGCCGTGCCCTACGTGGGCATGGCCAAGGTGTTCGACTTCCTCCACGCCACCAACGAGGTACTGCGCAGCCGCGGCATCTCGCTGCCGCTGGAGCGACAGTCCACGACGAGCCCCGAGACTCGCCGCGAGAAGGGGCTCGCCGTGCAGAAGCGCCTCTTCGGCGACGTCATCGACAAGATGTACGCGCAGTCGCCGAAGGATCAGCTCCACATCCAGGAATTCCTCTCCGCCAACTGCTTCGGCGACTACCTCACGCGCCAGGGGCTGGACCTGAAGACCCGCGAGCTGCTGACCCTGGCCATGCTCGCGGCGCTGGGAGGCTGCGAGCCGCAGCTCGCGGGCCATGTCGCAGGCAACCTCGCGGCAGGCAACGACCGGCGCGCGCTCGTCGGCGCCGTGACGCAGCTGCTCCCCTTCATCGGCTACCCGCGCACGCTCAACGCGCTGCGCGTCATCAACGAGGGCACCTCGCGCTGA
- a CDS encoding sodium:proton antiporter, producing MLVFEIIIALLLGGAGLTALSRRLGTPYPAMVALAGAALALVPGTPTLVLDPELALTLFVAPVLLDAAFDSSPRDMAANWRTIAGLAIGAVALTIFVVAGVARLLVPDMSWAVAIALGAIVAPPDAAAATAVLKQLRPPHRLLVILEGESLFNDASALLVYRLAVGAAVAGSLSPMSAIPLLLVVTVGSVVLGLVLSRVIIQLIARIEDVAIAVVVQFCGTFGVWMLAEQLHLSGILTVVVFAMASARRSAELTPARLRIPSYAVWEFAVFVLNVLAFILVGFQLKGILERIDRPTLFRYAGIAAAVCLATILARIAWVMLAAGVSRWRCQGEAGAKGGRRDTVGLSRGAAAVVGWCGMRGIVTLAAALALPAGDGNAHAFPFRDLILFTAFSVVLGTLVVQGMTLRPLIRALKLRDDGSVEREVRLARVETLRAALTAASAPSEDEMAELLRRRYQARLRRAEADLAADGKPAARQSAPDGTSFAAATALARKAAGAERQRLIALRADGTIGDAAFQRIEQELDLEELDLQQLEPDTGSTERA from the coding sequence ATGCTCGTCTTCGAGATCATCATCGCCCTGCTGCTCGGTGGCGCGGGGCTCACGGCGCTCTCGCGGCGCCTGGGAACGCCGTACCCTGCGATGGTGGCGCTCGCCGGCGCTGCGCTCGCGCTGGTTCCCGGCACGCCGACGCTGGTGCTGGACCCCGAGCTCGCGCTCACCCTGTTCGTCGCGCCCGTGCTGCTGGACGCCGCGTTCGACTCGTCCCCGCGCGACATGGCGGCGAACTGGCGCACCATCGCGGGCCTCGCCATCGGCGCGGTCGCGCTCACCATCTTCGTGGTGGCGGGGGTGGCGCGGCTGCTCGTCCCGGACATGTCCTGGGCGGTCGCCATCGCGCTCGGTGCCATCGTCGCGCCACCGGATGCGGCGGCGGCGACCGCGGTGCTGAAGCAGCTGCGGCCTCCGCACCGGCTCCTCGTCATCCTGGAAGGGGAGAGCCTCTTCAACGACGCGAGCGCGCTGCTCGTCTACCGGCTCGCCGTCGGGGCCGCGGTCGCCGGCTCCCTCTCTCCGATGAGCGCCATCCCGCTGCTGCTGGTCGTCACCGTGGGCAGCGTGGTTCTGGGGCTCGTGCTGTCGCGGGTGATCATCCAGTTGATCGCTCGCATCGAAGACGTCGCGATCGCCGTGGTCGTCCAGTTCTGCGGAACCTTCGGCGTGTGGATGCTCGCCGAGCAGCTGCACCTCTCCGGCATCCTCACGGTCGTCGTCTTCGCGATGGCCTCCGCCCGACGCTCCGCGGAGCTGACGCCGGCGCGCCTGCGCATTCCCTCCTACGCGGTGTGGGAGTTCGCGGTCTTCGTGCTCAACGTCCTCGCCTTCATCCTGGTGGGCTTCCAGCTCAAGGGGATCCTCGAGCGCATCGACCGGCCCACGCTCTTCCGCTACGCGGGCATCGCGGCGGCGGTGTGCCTCGCGACCATCCTCGCGCGCATCGCCTGGGTGATGCTCGCTGCGGGCGTCAGCCGCTGGCGGTGCCAGGGCGAGGCGGGTGCCAAGGGCGGCCGGCGCGACACGGTGGGTCTGTCCCGGGGCGCTGCGGCGGTCGTGGGCTGGTGCGGCATGCGCGGCATCGTGACCCTGGCCGCCGCGCTCGCGCTGCCTGCGGGGGACGGGAATGCCCACGCATTTCCTTTCCGGGACCTCATCCTCTTCACCGCCTTCTCCGTCGTGCTCGGGACGCTGGTCGTGCAGGGGATGACCCTGCGCCCGCTCATCCGGGCGCTGAAGCTGCGGGACGACGGCTCGGTGGAGCGCGAGGTGCGGCTCGCCCGCGTGGAGACGCTGCGGGCCGCGCTGACCGCCGCATCGGCGCCTTCGGAGGACGAGATGGCGGAGCTGCTGCGCCGCCGCTACCAGGCCCGGCTGCGGCGGGCGGAGGCAGATCTGGCCGCGGACGGGAAACCTGCCGCACGGCAGAGCGCGCCGGACGGCACGAGCTTCGCCGCCGCGACGGCGCTCGCGCGCAAGGCGGCGGGGGCGGAGCGGCAGCGGCTCATCGCCCTGCGCGCGGACGGCACGATCGGTGACGCCGCCTTCCAGCGCATCGAGCAGGAGCTCGACCTCGAGGAGCTCGACCTGCAGCAGCTCGAACCCGACACCGGCTCCACCGAGAGGGCTTGA
- a CDS encoding RibD family protein yields MATQRDSQRPYVICHMVPSIDGRIVTRRWDLPASVYEEYEGTAQTFGASAWMIGRISMEPYAGKARVPVRKKGSPIPRKDFIAKRDAGSYAIALDPSGKLTWKSSAIDDEHVITVLTEQVSDDYLAFLQAKGVTYVFGGKTEVNLGRVLRKLRKEFGIEKLLLEGGGGINGSFLAAGLIDELSVLVAPVADGSIGTPTLFDAKEGRGAVRHLKLESFERRSGDLLWLRYTLER; encoded by the coding sequence ATGGCAACCCAGCGCGACTCCCAGCGGCCGTATGTGATCTGCCACATGGTGCCGTCCATCGACGGACGCATCGTGACCCGGCGCTGGGACCTGCCGGCCAGCGTCTACGAGGAGTACGAGGGCACGGCCCAGACCTTCGGTGCCAGCGCCTGGATGATCGGCCGCATCTCCATGGAGCCCTACGCCGGCAAGGCCCGGGTGCCGGTGCGCAAGAAGGGAAGCCCCATTCCGCGCAAGGACTTCATCGCGAAGCGCGACGCCGGGTCCTACGCCATCGCGCTCGACCCGTCCGGAAAGCTCACCTGGAAGTCGAGCGCCATCGACGACGAGCACGTCATCACGGTGCTCACCGAGCAGGTCTCGGACGACTACCTCGCCTTCCTGCAGGCCAAGGGCGTCACCTACGTCTTCGGGGGCAAGACCGAGGTGAACCTGGGACGGGTCCTTCGGAAGCTGCGCAAGGAGTTCGGAATCGAGAAGCTGCTGCTGGAGGGGGGCGGTGGCATCAACGGCTCCTTCCTCGCTGCGGGCCTCATCGACGAGCTGAGCGTGCTCGTGGCGCCCGTTGCGGACGGCTCCATCGGCACGCCGACCCTCTTCGATGCGAAGGAGGGAAGGGGGGCGGTGCGCCACCTGAAGCTCGAGTCCTTCGAGAGGCGCTCGGGCGACCTGCTCTGGCTGCGGTACACGCTGGAGCGGTGA
- a CDS encoding alpha/beta fold hydrolase: MSTPKGRLYARTWRPSEGERGAPVLLFHDSLGCVDLWREFPAALCAATQRRVIAYDRLGFGRSDPRHDVLPPSFIGDEASVLPVLSAGLGFEAFVAFGHSVGGGMAACCAARAPQQVQALVTEAAQAFVEERTLAGIRAARAELTQDPQLSRLAKYHGTKARWVLEAWTETWLSPAFAAWNLDEELGKVRCPVLAIHGDQDEFGSVQQPERIGARVRGPATVHVISGCGHVPHRTHSEEVLRQVRAFVDGVANTAGA; encoded by the coding sequence GTGTCCACGCCGAAGGGGCGCCTCTACGCACGCACCTGGCGGCCGAGCGAGGGCGAGCGGGGCGCACCAGTACTCCTCTTCCACGACTCGCTCGGCTGTGTGGACCTCTGGCGAGAGTTCCCGGCGGCGCTGTGCGCAGCCACGCAGCGCCGGGTCATCGCCTACGACCGCCTCGGCTTCGGCCGCTCCGATCCCCGCCACGACGTCCTGCCGCCCAGCTTCATCGGCGACGAGGCGTCCGTGCTTCCTGTGCTCAGCGCCGGGCTGGGCTTCGAAGCGTTCGTCGCCTTCGGTCACAGCGTCGGCGGAGGGATGGCGGCCTGCTGTGCAGCGCGCGCTCCCCAGCAGGTGCAGGCGCTCGTCACCGAGGCTGCCCAGGCCTTCGTCGAGGAGCGCACGCTCGCCGGCATCCGCGCCGCCAGGGCGGAGCTGACGCAGGACCCGCAGCTCAGTCGCCTCGCGAAGTACCACGGCACCAAGGCTCGCTGGGTGCTCGAGGCGTGGACCGAGACGTGGCTCTCACCCGCCTTCGCGGCGTGGAACCTGGACGAGGAGCTGGGCAAGGTCCGCTGCCCCGTGCTCGCGATCCACGGCGACCAGGACGAGTTCGGCTCCGTGCAGCAGCCCGAGCGCATCGGCGCACGCGTGCGGGGGCCGGCGACGGTGCACGTCATCTCCGGATGCGGGCACGTGCCGCATCGCACGCACTCGGAGGAGGTGCTCCGGCAGGTGCGCGCCTTCGTCGACGGAGTGGCGAACACCGCGGGGGCGTGA
- a CDS encoding ATP-binding protein translates to MNPKAQPRQAQVFSFMEGGGQVGALMRVHDWSKSPLGPPQGWPQSLRSVVGLLLTSKFPMFVAWGPELGFLYNDAYAEILAGKHPASLGARFEDIWREIWPDIKPLIDAALRGEGTYRQDLPLLMNRRGFDEQTWFTFSYSPVRDEQGDVAGMFCAVAETTAQYRFQIRQAFRLALEKRLQDLAEPEAVMAAAAEAIGRELGVDRVGYGEVDAAQEFITIERDWTRDGMPSVAGRHRLEDFGASIISGLKAGRTVSVPDVERDVLLRPSLPAFEGIQTRSVLGVPLIKAGRFTALLFIHHSGPRRWSEEDVTLLEEVADRTWAAVGRARAEAEQRRSERRFRALATAGTVSLFRMSPDWEQMFPIDDQGALTESPAPTERWLERYIPPEDRAAVSGAISAAIRERRVFSLEHPVRHADGSLGWTLTRVVPILSKEGRILEWFGAASDVTARRQAEERVREAEEQFRVLVENLPELAWSAGPDGAIDYFNQRWFEYTGSSREECLGWGWGALHDPEILPQTVARWKHSVSTGEPFEMEFPIRGADGVLRWFLSRGKPLQNARGEVVRWFGTSVNIDEQRRQAAALNEAIETRDTFLSVAGHELKTPLTPMALRLQAIARAVAQQPDSPFVRQVRAHTETARRQIDRLTALVNDLLDVSRISSGRFRMELEPADLGALVREVVTRFEPEAQQTGATLTLHVPDSLPTRTARLRVEQVVTNLVDNALKYGEGKPVTVSLERAGEQARLIVADAGIGIPTEHLSRIFDRFERAVSERHYGGLGLGLYISRTIVESLGGSITVRSAPGEGAEFTVLLPLQPSAPVEVPSGSRASAS, encoded by the coding sequence TTGAACCCGAAGGCACAGCCACGGCAGGCCCAGGTGTTCTCCTTCATGGAGGGCGGCGGACAGGTCGGCGCCCTCATGCGCGTGCACGACTGGTCGAAGTCACCGCTCGGCCCGCCGCAGGGGTGGCCCCAGTCGCTGCGCTCCGTCGTCGGGCTCCTGCTCACCTCGAAGTTCCCGATGTTCGTCGCGTGGGGCCCCGAGCTCGGCTTCCTCTACAACGATGCGTATGCCGAGATCCTCGCGGGCAAGCACCCCGCGTCGCTCGGGGCGCGCTTCGAGGACATCTGGCGGGAGATCTGGCCGGACATCAAGCCGCTCATCGACGCCGCGCTGCGCGGTGAGGGCACCTACCGGCAGGACCTGCCGCTGCTCATGAACCGGCGCGGCTTCGACGAGCAGACCTGGTTCACGTTCTCCTACTCCCCCGTGCGCGACGAGCAGGGCGACGTCGCCGGCATGTTCTGCGCCGTGGCGGAGACGACGGCGCAGTACCGCTTCCAGATTCGCCAGGCCTTCCGCCTCGCGCTCGAGAAGCGCCTCCAGGACCTCGCCGAGCCCGAGGCGGTGATGGCCGCCGCAGCGGAGGCCATCGGGCGCGAGCTCGGCGTCGACCGGGTCGGCTACGGGGAGGTGGACGCTGCGCAGGAGTTCATCACCATCGAGCGCGACTGGACGCGCGACGGCATGCCGAGCGTGGCGGGACGCCACCGGCTGGAGGACTTCGGCGCATCCATCATCTCCGGGCTCAAGGCGGGCCGCACCGTGTCCGTGCCGGACGTGGAGCGCGACGTCCTGCTGCGCCCGTCGCTCCCGGCCTTCGAGGGAATCCAGACGCGCTCGGTGCTCGGCGTCCCCCTCATCAAGGCGGGCCGCTTCACCGCCCTGCTCTTCATCCACCACTCGGGGCCCCGGCGCTGGAGCGAGGAGGACGTGACGCTCCTGGAGGAGGTCGCGGACCGCACCTGGGCCGCCGTCGGGCGTGCCCGGGCGGAGGCGGAGCAGCGCAGGAGCGAGCGCCGCTTCCGTGCGCTCGCCACGGCAGGCACGGTCTCTCTGTTCCGCATGAGCCCGGATTGGGAGCAGATGTTCCCCATCGACGACCAGGGCGCCCTCACCGAGAGCCCGGCGCCGACGGAGCGCTGGCTCGAGCGCTACATCCCACCCGAGGATCGCGCGGCCGTCTCCGGGGCAATCTCCGCGGCCATCCGCGAGCGGCGCGTGTTCTCGCTCGAGCACCCCGTCCGGCACGCGGACGGCTCCCTCGGCTGGACGCTCACGCGCGTGGTCCCCATCCTCAGCAAAGAGGGCCGCATCCTCGAGTGGTTCGGCGCCGCGAGCGACGTGACGGCGCGCCGTCAGGCCGAGGAGCGCGTGCGCGAGGCGGAGGAGCAGTTTCGCGTCCTCGTGGAGAACCTCCCGGAGCTCGCGTGGAGCGCCGGGCCGGACGGCGCCATCGACTACTTCAACCAGCGCTGGTTCGAGTACACGGGCAGCTCACGCGAGGAGTGCCTGGGCTGGGGCTGGGGCGCGCTCCACGACCCGGAGATCCTTCCGCAGACGGTCGCCCGCTGGAAGCACTCGGTCTCGACGGGCGAGCCCTTCGAGATGGAGTTCCCCATCCGCGGCGCAGACGGAGTCCTTCGCTGGTTCCTCAGCCGCGGCAAGCCCCTGCAGAACGCGCGGGGCGAGGTGGTGCGCTGGTTCGGCACCAGCGTGAACATCGACGAGCAGCGCCGACAGGCTGCGGCGCTGAACGAGGCCATCGAGACGCGCGACACCTTCCTCTCGGTCGCGGGCCACGAGCTCAAGACGCCGCTCACGCCGATGGCGCTGCGCCTGCAGGCCATCGCGAGGGCGGTGGCGCAGCAGCCGGATTCTCCCTTCGTGCGGCAGGTCCGCGCGCACACGGAGACCGCCCGGCGGCAGATCGACCGGCTCACGGCGCTCGTGAACGATCTGCTGGACGTGTCGCGCATCTCCTCCGGTCGCTTCCGGATGGAGCTCGAGCCCGCGGACCTCGGCGCGCTCGTGCGCGAGGTGGTCACCCGCTTCGAGCCGGAGGCGCAGCAGACCGGCGCCACGCTCACCCTCCACGTCCCGGACTCGCTGCCCACACGCACCGCCCGGCTGCGCGTGGAGCAGGTCGTCACCAACCTGGTGGACAACGCCCTCAAGTATGGCGAGGGCAAGCCCGTGACGGTCTCGCTCGAGCGCGCAGGAGAGCAGGCGCGCCTCATCGTCGCGGATGCGGGGATCGGAATCCCGACCGAGCACCTCTCGCGCATCTTCGATCGCTTCGAGCGCGCCGTCTCGGAGCGCCACTACGGCGGCCTCGGCCTGGGCCTCTACATCTCGCGCACCATCGTCGAGTCCCTGGGCGGCAGCATCACGGTGCGCAGCGCGCCCGGTGAGGGCGCCGAGTTCACGGTGCTGCTGCCACTGCAGCCGAGCGCACCGGTGGAGGTGCCGTCGGGCAGCAGGGCCAGCGCCTCGTAG